In Streptomyces sclerotialus, one genomic interval encodes:
- a CDS encoding NADH-quinone oxidoreductase subunit D, protein MTETMVGIGGAAESTDMVLNIGPQHPSTHGVLRLRLVLDGERISHAEPVIGYMHRGAEKLFEARDYRQIIVLANRHDWLSAFSNELGVVMAVERMLGMEVPERAVWTRTLLAELNRVLNHLMFLGSYPLELGGITPMFHAFREREELQNAMEEISGGRMHYMFNRVGGLKEDLPAGWLGRARDAVAAVRSRMDVFDRLVLGNEIFRGRTRGVGVLTPEAVHSYGVSGPIGRASGVDFDLRRDEPYLAYGELRDTLEVVTRSEGDCLARFECLLEQTHNSLDLADACLDRMAELPPGPINQRLPKVLKAPEGATYAWTENPLGINGYYLVSKGEKTPYRLKLRSASFNNIQALTELLPGTLVADMVAILGSLFFVVGDIDK, encoded by the coding sequence ATGACGGAGACGATGGTCGGCATTGGCGGTGCGGCGGAGAGCACGGACATGGTGCTCAACATCGGGCCCCAGCACCCCTCCACCCATGGAGTGCTGCGGCTGCGCCTGGTACTGGACGGCGAGCGCATCAGCCATGCCGAACCGGTGATCGGTTACATGCACCGGGGCGCGGAGAAGCTCTTCGAAGCGCGCGACTACCGCCAGATCATCGTGCTCGCCAACCGCCACGACTGGCTGTCGGCCTTCTCCAACGAGCTCGGCGTCGTGATGGCCGTCGAGCGGATGCTCGGCATGGAGGTCCCCGAGCGCGCCGTCTGGACCCGCACGCTGCTCGCCGAGCTGAACCGCGTGCTCAACCATCTGATGTTCCTCGGCTCCTACCCCCTGGAGCTGGGCGGCATCACGCCGATGTTCCACGCCTTCCGCGAGCGCGAAGAGCTGCAGAACGCCATGGAGGAGATCTCCGGCGGCCGGATGCACTACATGTTCAACCGCGTCGGCGGCCTCAAGGAGGACCTGCCGGCCGGCTGGCTCGGCCGCGCCCGGGACGCGGTGGCCGCGGTCCGCTCCCGGATGGACGTCTTCGACCGGCTGGTGCTGGGCAACGAGATCTTCCGCGGCCGGACCCGCGGGGTCGGCGTGCTCACCCCTGAGGCGGTGCACTCGTACGGCGTCTCCGGGCCCATCGGCCGCGCCTCGGGCGTCGACTTCGACCTGCGCCGCGACGAGCCGTACCTGGCCTACGGGGAGCTGCGGGACACGCTCGAGGTCGTCACCCGCTCCGAGGGCGACTGCCTGGCGCGTTTCGAGTGCCTGCTGGAGCAGACGCACAACTCGCTGGACCTGGCCGATGCCTGCCTGGACCGGATGGCCGAGCTGCCCCCGGGCCCGATCAACCAGCGGCTCCCGAAGGTGCTCAAGGCCCCCGAGGGCGCGACGTACGCCTGGACCGAGAACCCGCTCGGCATCAACGGCTACTACCTCGTCTCCAAGGGCGAGAAGACCCCGTACCGCCTCAAGCTGCGCTCGGCCTCGTTCAACAACATCCAGGCCCTGACGGAGCTGCTGCCCGGCACCCTGGTCGCCGACATGGTGGCGATCCTGGGATCGCTGTTCTTCGTGGTGGGCGACATCGACAAGTGA
- a CDS encoding SAM-dependent methyltransferase — MNEWCGWRDATERALYGPGGFYTRADGPGPAGHFRTSVHASRQYAGAVAALLERVDAALSRPERLDVLDIGAGRGELLSGVLAALDDGGRADGTLPGRLRAYAVERAPRPDGLDPRITWLDELPAPGTLTGLVFANEWLDNVPVDVAEADPEGVLRHVLVRPSDGAERLGEPVTGEDAAWLETWWPLDGGASGSAPQGLPASGLRAEIGRPRDAAWTRAVRTLRQGFAVTADYAHVRETRPPYGTLTGFRDGREVAPVPDGGCDITAHVALDACAAAGGTGALLLTQRAALRALGVDGSRPPLALATTDPAAYLRALSGAGEAAELTDPGGLGAFHWLVQPVGLPAGAVRLSP; from the coding sequence ATGAACGAGTGGTGCGGCTGGCGGGACGCGACGGAACGGGCGCTGTACGGACCCGGCGGCTTCTACACACGCGCGGACGGCCCCGGGCCCGCCGGGCACTTCCGCACCTCGGTGCACGCCTCGCGGCAGTACGCCGGGGCGGTGGCCGCGCTGCTGGAGCGGGTGGACGCCGCGCTGAGCCGTCCCGAGCGCCTGGACGTCCTGGACATCGGCGCGGGGCGCGGCGAGCTGCTGAGCGGCGTGCTGGCGGCCCTGGACGACGGCGGGCGGGCGGACGGGACCCTGCCCGGACGGCTGCGCGCGTACGCCGTCGAGAGGGCGCCCCGCCCGGACGGGCTGGACCCCCGGATCACCTGGCTCGACGAGCTGCCCGCTCCGGGGACGCTCACCGGGCTGGTCTTCGCCAACGAGTGGCTGGACAACGTCCCGGTGGACGTCGCCGAGGCGGACCCGGAGGGCGTGCTGCGCCACGTCCTCGTACGCCCGTCGGACGGCGCCGAACGCCTCGGCGAACCGGTGACGGGCGAGGACGCGGCGTGGCTGGAGACGTGGTGGCCCCTGGACGGAGGCGCGTCCGGCTCCGCACCTCAAGGCCTCCCTGCGTCCGGGCTGCGGGCGGAGATCGGGCGGCCGCGGGACGCGGCCTGGACCCGTGCGGTGCGGACACTGCGCCAGGGGTTCGCCGTGACCGCGGACTACGCGCACGTACGGGAGACCCGCCCGCCGTACGGCACGCTCACCGGTTTCCGGGACGGCCGCGAGGTGGCCCCCGTACCGGACGGCGGCTGCGACATCACCGCACACGTCGCCCTGGACGCCTGCGCGGCGGCCGGCGGCACCGGGGCCCTGCTGCTCACCCAGCGGGCCGCGCTGCGCGCCCTGGGCGTCGACGGGAGCCGCCCGCCGCTGGCCCTCGCGACCACCGACCCGGCCGCCTACCTGCGGGCCCTCAGCGGCGCCGGCGAGGCCGCCGAGCTGACCGACCCGGGCGGCCTGGGGGCCTTCCACTGGCTGGTCCAGCCGGTCGGCCTGCCTGCCGGAGCTGTCAGACTGTCCCCATGA
- a CDS encoding sensor histidine kinase — MQRLYDFFRRHPTGVDTFWAVLLLGFSGLWLMSDSLQGLVQSFVGLLVVLALCTTVALRRRAPVQMLVLATAAGLAQLVFDVETNPADFAMMVIIYTVAYGNVRWASRYALIGGILAPFLSRLRWHEPSPYTTAWQDAIVVIFLSVPFVLAWVMGDSLRTRRAYWEQLEERATRLEKERETQSRIAVAAERARIARELHDVVAHNVSVMVVQADGAAYVLKSAPDQAQQALATISGTGRQALAEMRRLLGVLRTGEGAEAGEYVPQPGVEQLAELVEQVRGAGLPVEFTVRGAERPLPSGVELTAYRIVQEALTNTRKHGGPGVAATVRLVYGEESLELLVEDDGRGARHELYDEGGADGLGHGLIGMRERVGMVGGSLDAGPRPGGGFRISAVLPLTPVR, encoded by the coding sequence GTGCAGCGTCTCTACGACTTCTTCCGCAGGCACCCGACAGGTGTGGACACCTTCTGGGCGGTGCTGCTCCTCGGGTTCTCGGGGCTGTGGCTGATGTCGGACTCCCTCCAAGGCCTCGTCCAGAGCTTCGTGGGGCTGCTGGTCGTCCTGGCGCTGTGCACGACGGTCGCGCTGCGCCGCAGGGCGCCGGTGCAGATGCTCGTGCTGGCGACCGCCGCCGGCCTCGCGCAGCTGGTCTTCGACGTGGAGACCAACCCCGCCGACTTCGCGATGATGGTGATCATCTACACCGTCGCGTACGGCAACGTCCGCTGGGCTTCCCGGTACGCGCTGATCGGCGGCATCCTCGCGCCGTTCCTGTCCCGGCTCCGGTGGCACGAGCCCAGCCCCTACACCACGGCCTGGCAGGACGCGATCGTCGTGATCTTCCTGTCCGTCCCGTTCGTGCTGGCCTGGGTGATGGGCGACTCGCTGCGCACCCGCCGCGCCTACTGGGAGCAGCTGGAGGAGCGCGCCACCCGCCTGGAGAAGGAGCGCGAGACCCAGTCCCGGATCGCGGTGGCGGCCGAGCGCGCCCGCATCGCCCGCGAGCTGCACGACGTCGTCGCGCACAACGTGTCGGTGATGGTGGTGCAGGCCGACGGCGCCGCTTACGTCCTCAAGTCCGCGCCCGACCAGGCCCAGCAGGCCCTGGCGACCATCTCCGGCACGGGCCGGCAGGCGCTCGCCGAGATGCGCCGGCTGCTGGGCGTGCTGCGGACCGGCGAGGGGGCCGAGGCCGGCGAGTACGTCCCCCAGCCCGGCGTCGAGCAGCTCGCCGAACTCGTGGAGCAGGTGCGCGGCGCCGGCCTGCCCGTGGAGTTCACGGTCCGTGGTGCCGAACGGCCGCTGCCCAGCGGCGTGGAGCTGACCGCGTACCGCATCGTCCAGGAGGCGCTGACCAACACCCGTAAGCACGGCGGGCCGGGCGTGGCCGCGACGGTCCGCCTCGTCTACGGGGAGGAGAGCCTGGAGCTGCTCGTCGAGGACGACGGCCGGGGCGCCCGGCACGAGCTGTACGACGAAGGCGGCGCCGACGGGCTGGGCCACGGCCTCATCGGCATGCGGGAGCGCGTCGGTATGGTCGGCGGCAGCCTGGACGCGGGGCCGCGGCCGGGCGGCGGCTTCCGTATCAGTGCCGTGCTGCCGCTCACCCCGGTGCGGTGA
- a CDS encoding response regulator — MTIRVMLVDDQVLLRTGFRMVLAAQPDMEVVAEAGDGVAALEALRATRVDVILMDVRMPNLDGVEATRRICGDGTVEDAPKVLILTTFDLDEYAFSALKAGASGFMLKDVPPDELLAAIRAVHSGDAVVAPSTTRRLLDRFTPMLPSATPQEGRPELGRLTEREREVLLLVAQGLSNGEIAARLVLSEATVKTHVGRILTKLELRDRVQAVVLAYETGLVRAGGGAS, encoded by the coding sequence ATGACCATCCGCGTGATGCTCGTCGACGACCAGGTGCTGCTGCGCACCGGCTTCCGGATGGTGCTGGCCGCCCAGCCGGACATGGAGGTCGTCGCGGAGGCGGGCGACGGGGTGGCCGCCCTGGAGGCGCTGCGGGCCACCCGGGTCGACGTGATCCTGATGGACGTGCGGATGCCCAACCTGGACGGCGTGGAGGCCACCCGGCGGATCTGCGGGGACGGCACGGTGGAGGACGCGCCGAAGGTGCTCATCCTGACCACGTTCGACCTGGACGAGTACGCCTTCTCCGCGCTCAAGGCCGGGGCCAGCGGGTTCATGCTCAAGGACGTGCCCCCCGACGAGCTGCTGGCGGCGATCCGCGCGGTGCACAGCGGCGATGCGGTGGTGGCGCCGTCCACCACCCGCCGCCTGCTGGACCGCTTCACCCCGATGCTGCCGTCGGCCACGCCGCAGGAAGGCCGGCCGGAGCTGGGGCGGCTCACCGAACGGGAGCGCGAGGTGCTGCTCCTCGTGGCGCAGGGCCTGTCGAACGGTGAGATCGCCGCCCGTCTCGTCCTCTCCGAGGCGACGGTCAAGACGCACGTGGGCCGCATCCTCACCAAGCTCGAACTGCGGGACCGTGTGCAGGCGGTCGTGCTGGCGTACGAAACGGGCCTGGTACGGGCCGGCGGCGGCGCATCATAG
- a CDS encoding DUF1992 domain-containing protein, with product MTDRKPPGVSFETWVDRQIREAAERGEFDDLPGAGQPLKGLDKPYDEMWWVRDKMERESLSCLPPTLTLRKEAEDALAAARGARSEREVRRIVADINDKIREALKNPPPGPPLGLSPFDAEKVVGNWRADLRERVRKRNAS from the coding sequence GTGACCGACCGCAAGCCGCCGGGCGTCAGCTTCGAGACCTGGGTCGACCGGCAGATCAGGGAAGCCGCCGAACGCGGCGAGTTCGACGATCTGCCCGGCGCGGGGCAGCCCCTGAAGGGCCTGGACAAGCCGTACGACGAGATGTGGTGGGTGCGGGACAAGATGGAGCGGGAGAGCCTGTCCTGCCTCCCGCCCACGCTCACGCTGCGCAAAGAGGCCGAGGACGCGCTGGCCGCGGCGCGCGGGGCCCGCTCCGAGCGCGAGGTGCGGCGCATCGTCGCGGACATCAACGACAAGATCCGGGAAGCGCTGAAGAACCCCCCTCCGGGGCCGCCGCTGGGCCTCTCACCCTTCGATGCCGAGAAGGTCGTCGGGAATTGGCGCGCGGACCTGCGGGAGCGGGTCCGCAAGCGGAACGCCTCTTAG
- a CDS encoding DUF5937 family protein — MQIDITGLPEERIVFAPSPLAELGTALHALTEPGHHPGLHGWTTATCAALKPDLADRLHEADFLWGPTFSDISMPFAALADTQGLPGATLADDLDLLDRLDDELYVNAALEISCASLYCRGGPSPLVDAAAREQALERAAARGPRQAEFARRLLADPPAVRAWIRRLFEDCDEAFFADVWQRVRVELAADARHKTEVLRHKGLADALTEVSAALSVDEDQRRIMVDKLSNGRATALNSAVGAGLTFVPSSFGWPHLMVLHAPGWRPVIHYPVATPELSRTASVELLQQRLEALAHPMRIRICRNLARTAYSTGELAAEHGISAPEVSRHLAVLKKAGLIRTRRRGRYVLHQLDLQVVARLGSDFLEGVLR, encoded by the coding sequence ATTCAGATCGACATCACCGGCCTGCCGGAGGAGCGCATCGTCTTCGCCCCCTCGCCGCTCGCGGAGCTCGGCACCGCCCTGCACGCGCTGACGGAGCCGGGCCACCACCCGGGGCTGCACGGCTGGACGACGGCGACCTGCGCCGCGCTCAAGCCGGACCTGGCGGACCGGCTGCACGAGGCGGATTTCCTGTGGGGGCCGACGTTCTCCGACATCTCGATGCCGTTCGCGGCACTCGCCGACACCCAGGGGCTGCCCGGCGCGACGCTCGCCGACGACCTGGACCTGCTCGACCGGCTGGACGACGAGCTGTACGTCAACGCGGCGCTGGAGATCTCCTGTGCCAGCCTCTACTGCCGGGGCGGTCCGTCCCCGCTGGTCGACGCGGCGGCGCGGGAACAGGCGCTGGAGCGTGCGGCGGCGCGCGGGCCCCGGCAGGCGGAGTTCGCGCGCCGGCTGCTGGCCGACCCGCCGGCCGTACGCGCCTGGATACGCCGCCTCTTCGAGGACTGCGACGAGGCGTTCTTCGCCGATGTCTGGCAGCGGGTCCGCGTCGAACTGGCGGCCGACGCCCGGCACAAGACCGAGGTGCTGCGCCACAAGGGCCTGGCCGACGCGCTCACGGAGGTGTCCGCGGCACTCTCGGTGGACGAGGACCAGCGCCGCATCATGGTGGACAAGCTCAGCAACGGGCGGGCCACCGCCCTGAACAGTGCGGTCGGCGCCGGTCTGACGTTCGTGCCGTCGTCCTTCGGCTGGCCGCACCTGATGGTGCTGCACGCGCCGGGCTGGCGGCCGGTCATCCACTACCCGGTGGCGACGCCCGAGCTGTCCCGCACGGCCTCCGTGGAGCTGCTCCAGCAGCGCCTGGAAGCGCTGGCCCACCCGATGCGCATCCGGATCTGCCGCAACCTCGCCAGGACCGCGTACAGCACCGGCGAACTGGCCGCCGAGCACGGCATCTCCGCGCCCGAGGTCTCCCGGCACCTGGCCGTCCTGAAGAAGGCGGGCCTGATCCGGACCCGCCGCCGCGGCCGGTACGTGCTGCACCAGCTGGACCTCCAGGTCGTCGCCCGGCTGGGCAGCGACTTCCTGGAGGGCGTGCTGCGCTGA